TGGCACAGTGATAAGTGACGCTATGGATAAAACAGTGGTGGTGGAAGTGATTCGCTTAAGCGAGCATCCTCTCTATGGCAAGAAAGTCAAAAGAAAACGCAAATTTAAGGCTCATGATGAAGCTAATACCTGTAAACTTGGCGATAAGGTGCTTATTGAAGAAACTCGACCACTCAGCAAAACCAAGCGCTGGAGAGTAGTGACTGTTCTGGAAAGAAGTGTAGAAGAGGGAGGAGAGGAAATTGATTCAACCAACTACAATGCTTGAGGTTGCTGATAATACTGGAGCCAAAAAAATAATGTGCATAAGGGTTATGGGTGGTTCGAATCGTCGTTATGCAAGTATTGGTGATATAATTATTGCTTCGGTGAAAGAAGCTGAACCTAACTCCAATGTTAAAAAGGGAGAAGTGGTACGAGCAGTTGTGGTTCGTACCAGGAAAGAAGTTGCCAGAGAAGATGGTACGGTTATTCGCTTTGACGATAATGCTGCCGTGTTAATCAACAATCAAAATGTGCCTCGGGGTACACGTATTTTTGGGCCTGTTGGTCGCGAATTGCGAGATAGGCAGTTTATGCGGATAGTTTCTTTAGCCCCGGAAGTTGTTTGAGAGGTGTATAGCATGAACCAGGTAAAAGTGCCTTTGAAAAAGGGTGACCTTGTTGAAGTCATTAGAGGCAAGGATAAAGGCAAAAGAGGAAAAATTTTAAGTATTTTTCCTCAAGATGGTAAAGCAATTGTGGAAGGTGTGAATATGGTCAAAAAGCACACCCGTCCTACCCAGGATAATCCACAGGGAGGGATTATCGAAAAAGAAAATCCCTTGCGGATTTCCAATCTGCGTCTGGTTTGTAGCAGATGTAATCAACTCACACGCATCAGGAGAGAACGTGTTTCTGGTTCCGATTTCAGAGTCAGAATATGCAAAAAGTGCGGAGAAATTATTGACAAAGTATAGTTTGAGGAGGAGCTACCGTGTCGGTTGTTAAGGAAAAATATAAAAATGAAGTGGTTCCTGCACTATTGAAACGTTTTGGATATAAAAATCCGATGCAGGTTCCTAAACTTGAGAAAGTGGTTATCAATATGGGTGTTGGCGATGCAACGCAAAACTCCCGGTATCTTGATTTGGCAATAGAGGAATTGTCCCTTATTACCGGGCAAAAACCACTTGTTACTCGAGCAAGAAAATCTATATCGAATTTTAAGTTGCGGAAAGGGATGGCCATTGGTTGCAAAGTGACCTTAAGAGGAGATAGGATGTACGAGTTCCTGGATCGCTTTTTCAACATTGCGATTGCACGTATCAGAGATTTTCGGGGTTTTCCGGATAGTTGTTTTGACGGGAGAGGTAATTGCACCATAGGCATTGAAGAGCAGCTAATTTTTCCCGAAATAAGCTACGATAAAGTGGAGCGAGTAAGGGGTATGAATATATCGTTTGTTACCACTGCAAAAAACGATGAAGAAGCCAGGGCTTTACTCGAGTTGCTTGGCTTACCTTTTCGCAAATCGTAAGGGAGGATGAGCAATGGCTCGTAAGGCAAAGATAGAGAGAAATAAGAGAGGTTATAAATTCAAGGTTCGCTATCGTAACCGTTGTAGCTTGTGTGGTCGTCCTCGGGGTTATTTGAGAGATTTTGGAATATGCCGAATTTGTTTCAGAACCCTTGCTGGTAGAGGAGAAATACCTGGTGTTACGAAATCCAGTTGGTAGGAAGGGGAGTACTATGGCGCATACAGACCCTATTGCTGATATGTTGACGAGAATTAGGAATGCTCTAAAGGCTCGTAAGGGAAGCGTGTCTATTCCTGCTTCAAAGCTTAAAATAGAAATTGCGCGAATTATGAAGCAGGAGGGTTACATTGAGGATTACAAAGTAACTGATTCCGATGGTCCTAAGAGAGATTTGATTATTTTTTTGAAGTATGGCCCTAATCGGGAACGGGTAATCAATGGTTTACGAAGAATCAGTAAGCCTGGTTTAAGAGTTTACGTTGGAAAGGATGAGATTCCCATTTTGCTTGGTGGGATGGGTACTGTAGTGGTTTCCACTTCCAAGGGTGTATTAACTGGCAAAGAGGCAAGGAGACTTGGAGTTGGAGGAGAAGTTATCTGTTATATTTGGTGAGGGAGGATTGGAGCATGTCTCGTATTGGTAAGAAACCAATAAACATACCCCAGGGAGTTGAGGTTGAAATAGAAGGAAACCTCGTGAGAGTTAGGGGCCCAAAGGGGGTTCTTGAGAAGGAATTTCACCCCAGAATGCGTATAGAGAAAAGAGATAATGTGGTGGTCGTAGTTCCTCAGGGGGATAGCAAGCTCGATAAGTCGCTGTTTGGCTTGACACGTACTTTGATAGCCAACATGGTTGAGGGTGTATCTAAAGGTTTTGAAAAATCCCTGGAGCTCAGTGGTTTGGGTTATCGTGCCCAGAAGAAGGGTGACACCCTGGTTTTGAGCCTTGGGTTTTCCCATCCTGTAGAGATAGAACCACCAGAGGGGATTTCTTTCGAGGTTGAAGGCCAGCAAATTATAAAAGTTAAGGGAATTGATAAGGAAAAGGTAGGGCAGGTCGCTGCTGACATAAGGAAGCTCAGAAAACCTGAACCGTACAAAGGTACTGGTATAAAGTACGTGGGTGAAGTCATTCGGCGCAAGCAAGGTAAAGCTATGGCGAAATAGAGGAGGAAGAAGAGCATGCGTGTTGAAGAACGCAAAGAGAAAAGATTGCGCAGACATCGTAGGGTTAGAAAAAAAGTATATGGCACTGCGGAGCGACCCCGGCTTTGTGTTTTTAGAAGCTTGAGACACATATATGCTCAAATTATTAACGATGACGAAGGAAGAACGCTGGTTGCTGCTTCGAGCCTTTCTCCAGAAATCAGAGGTTTCAAGGGAACCAAAACTCAAATGGCGAGAGAAGTTGGCCTGCTTATTGGCAAAAAGGCTTTGGATGCTGGCATTAATAAGGTAGTATTTGACCGTGGTGGTTACAAGTATCATGGAAGAGTAAAGGCTCTGGCTGATGGAGCAAGAGAAGCTGGGCTTCAATTTTGAGTGGAAGATTACAGGAGGTAAGTGCTATGGACATAGCAGGCAGAAGAGTTAAGCCTGAAGGGCTGGAGTTAACTGAAAAGTTAATCGCGGTTAACCGAGTCAGCAAAGTGGTGAAAGGTGGTAAAAGATTTGGTTTTCGGGCTTTGGTTGCCGTTGGTAATGGAGAAGGCGTAGCGGGAATTGGGATTGGTAAGGCTAAGGAAGTACCCGATGCGGTGCGCAAAGCTATAGAAAAGGCCAAGAAATCCTTAATAAAGTTTCCAATGCGAGGATCTACCATAACTCACGAAGTGCTTGGAGAGTTTGGGGCTAGCATGGTGGTTTTGAAGCCAGCCGCACCTGGTACCGGAGTCATTGCGGGTGGTGCGGTACGAGCTATTCTTGAGGTTGCTGGCGTGAAAGACGTTTTAACTAAATCTCTAGGTAGCAACAACCCTATTAATGTAGCTCGAGCTACTATGAATGGTCTTTGCAACCTTAAGGACCCGCGGGAAGTTGCGAAACTAAGAGGGAAAAGCGTTAAAGAGTTTTTTGTACGCTGAGGAGGAGAGGATATGGGAAACAAGTTAAAGATCACCCTGTTGAAAAGTCCCATTGGCAGACCGGAGTCTCACAAAAGAACTCTTAAGGCCTTGGGTCTTAGGCGTCTTAACCAGACAGTAGTTAAGGAAGACAATCCTTCTTTAAGAGGCATGATTCAAAAGGTAGATTATCTTTTGAAAGTAGAAAATGTTGAGTGAAAGGAGAAGAGCTGCTATGAAATTGGTGGATTTGAAACCGTCAGAGGGTGCTTTTCATAGACCAAAGAGAGTTGGTAGGGGCATAGGTTCTGGTCATGGTAAAACCGCCTGCAGAGGCATGAAAGGTCAAAAAGCTCGTTCTGGTGGACAGATTCATCCTCGTTTCGAAGGTGGTCAAATGCCCTTGGTACGCCGTATCCCCAAGCGCGGTTTCCGTTCTCTGGGGTGCGAAGAATGGGAAATTGTTAATCTTGCCGCCCTTTCTCGGCTTAAAGATGTTAGGGAAATAACTCCTGAGGTTCTTTATGAAGCTGGTCTTATCGAGTCCAAAGAGAGCAAAATAAAGATACTCGCCAAAGGAAACTGCCCGCCAAATCTGGTAGTTAAAGCCCACGCTTTTTCAGAAAAAGCAAAGGCCCTTATAGAAGAGAATGGCGGAAAGGCCGAGGTGCTTTGAAAATGTGGGATTCTCTGGTCAAGCTATTCAAGATACCCGACCTGAAAAGGAAGGTCGTTTTTACATTGCTCATGCTGGTTGTTTTTAGAATAGGTGCTCATATCCCCGTGCCCGGCATTGATCCAAAAGCCTTAGCCAACGTTTTTTCGCAGGGAGGATTGCTTGGCTTTTTGGACATGTTCGCCGGTGGTGCCCTGAGTAATTTTTCCATTCTCGCTTTGGGAATCATGCCCTATATCAATTCTTCAATTATTATGCAGCTTTTGACAGCAGTTGTTCCCAAACTGGAAGAATTGGCCAAAAGCGGTGAAGAGGGAAGAGATAAGATAACCCAGTATACTCGCTGGGGAACCATTTTGCTGGCCATGATTCAAGGTTTTGGTATAACTGTTTGGATGGAAAACCTAGGGGTCTTACCTGCTGTTGGATGGGGTTATCGGGCAACCATAATATTGACCCTTACTGCAGGGAGTATTTTTTTGATGTGGCTTGGCGACATGATTTCTGATTTTGGTGTGGGAAATGGAGTTTCTCTCATCATCTTTGGTGGTATCGTGGCTCGTATAGCACCTCAAATAGTTCGTACTACTTCCATGATTAGAGTTGGGGAAATCAATCCCTTTTTATTTGCAATTAACCTTATTGTCTGGATTTTGATTATTGCAATGGTGGTCGAGTTTCAGGAAGCACAACGACGCATCCCGGTACAGTATGCCAAGAGAGTGGTAGGAAGAAGGGTTTATGGCGGCCAGAGCACTCATATACCCATTCGAGTAATCCAGGGAGGAGTCATTCCCATCATTTTTGCTTCATCTATCCTCCTTTTTCCAGCTACCATTGCCCAGTTTTTCCAGGGTTCAAGCTTTATGAAGTCCGTTGCCGATATGCTTTCTCCCAATTCTGCTCTCTATCTCTCTCTTTACGCTGCTTTGATAATTTTCTTCACTTATTTTTATACCGCGGTTACTTTCAACCCGGCTGAACTTGCGGACAACATGAAAAAGTATGGTGGGTTTATCCCGGGAATACGGCCAGGAAGGTCTACTGTAGAATATCTGGACCGTTGTCTTTCCCGAATTACCTTATGGGGAGCTATTTTCCTGGCTTTTATCGCCATAATCCCTAACATTCTGGTCAGGGTTACCAATATTACTACTTTTTATTTTGGGGGAACAGCAATTTTGATAATGGTTGGTGTGGCTATTGAAACTGTTCGTCAACTTGAAGCACAACTTCTTATGCGCCACTATGAAGGTTTTATCCGCAAATCCTGAAGAAGCAGAGGAGGAATTTGAATGAGAATTGTCTTTTTGGGCCCTCCTGGGGCAGGTAAAGGAACACAGGCAAAAATGGTGGAGAGAGATTTTGGTCTTGTTCATATTGCTACTGGAGATATTATAAGAGAGGCCATTAAAAACCAAACGGATTGGGGAAAAAAGGCAGAAGAGTATGTTAAGGCGGGCCTTTTGGTTCCCGATGAAGTAGTAATTGGCATTATGGAGGAAAAGTTACTTCAAGATGAAGTGAAACGAGGTTTTATACTTGACGGATTTCCACGCACTCTTGCTCAGGCAAAGGCACTTGATAAAATCCTGGAAAAAGCCAGCTCTCCATTGGACATTGTTATATACTTTAATGTGGATCCCCAGGAAGTTATTAGGAGACTTTCTGCACGTAGAATCTGTGAGAAGTGTCAGACGCCTTACAATTTGATTTCCAAGCCTCCCAAGCGTGACCAGGTATGTGACGTGTGTGGAGGAAGGCTGATTCAGCGTCCAGACGACAAAGAAGAAGTAATTGCTCAGCGTCTTAAAACTTACGAGGAACAAACGCAACCCTTGATTGATTTTTACCGCTCTAAGGGGATTTTAAAAGAAGTGGTTTCCAGAGGCGGAATAGAGGCCGTTTACCAGAGTGTTAAATCCTTATTAGAGGAAATCAGACAAAAACAATAGATGAGTAGGATAACTTCGCCTGAAGATGTTAAGAAGATAAAAAGAAGTGGGCAAATACTGGCTTCGGTAATAGAAAAGCTTCGTACTTTGATTGCTCCAGGCATAAAAACCCGTTTTCTCGATGAAGTGGCAGAGAACCTCATTAGGGAACGGGGAGCCCAGCCCGCTTTCAAGGGTTATAGAGGATACCCAGCCTCAATATGTGTTTCCATTAACGACCAGGTTGTGCATGGCATACCCGGAGAAAGAGTGATTGAAAAAGGAGATTTGGTGAGTATAGATATCGGAGTGGTATATGAAGGGTTTTATACGGATGCAGCGTTTAGTGTTGTGGTGGGAAACAGTAACCCACGAGCTTTAAGATTAGTTGAGATAGCCCGCAAGGCTCTTTTTGCGGGGATAAGCAATGCGCTGCCTGGCAAAAGGATTGGAGATATTTCCTGGAGTATTCAAAAAACGGTCGAAAAAGCAGGCTTTTCGGTGGTTCGTGATTTTGTAGGTCACGGTGTGGGTACTGCTTTACATGAGGAACCCCAAATACCTAATTTTGGCAAAAGAAAGGAAGGGCCGGTTATCGAAGAAGGTATGGTTTTGGCCATTGAACCCATGGTTAACGAGAAGGATTATAAAGTGAGGGTTCTTGAGGATGGATGGACAGTGGTTACTCTTGACGGAGGTTTATCGGCCCATTTCGAACATACAATTATGGTAACCAAAGACGGTCCGGAGGTTTTGACGGTGATAAAGAGAGGGGATGAAGCGAGATAATGGCTAAGTCCAAAGACGATGTCATTGAAGTAGTTGGTACGGTTGTTGAGCCTTTACCGAATGCAATGTTTCGGGTGGAACTTGAAAACGGTAGGAAGATTCTGGCCCATATTTCTGGGAAAATGCGCATGCATTATATTCGCATCCTTCCCGGGGATAAAGTTACTGTACAAATTTCCAAGTACGACCCCACAAGGGGAAGGATAGTATATCGTCATAAATAAGTAAATTAGCTTGATAAAACTTGCAATTGATGTTGGGAGGTATTAAAATGAAGGTTCGTTCATCTGTAAAGCCAAGGTGTGAGAAGTGTAAAGTAATCAGGCGAAAAAACAGAGTCCTGGTGGTGTGTTCTAATCCAAGGCATAAGCAGCGTCAAGGTTAGGAGGTACAGCGAAAATGGCCCGAATAGCAGGGGTTGATTTACCAGCTAATAAGAGAATTGATATAGCTTTGACTTACATATTTGGAATAGGTAAGAGTTTGTCAAAAAAGATCCTAAATGACGCGGGGGTAAGTCCTGAGATCAAGGTCAAAGACCTTACCGATGAGGAGGTTAGTAGGATCCAAAAGGAAGTTGAGAAGTATCCTGTTGAAGGTGAACTTAGAGCTCAGATTTCTCAGAACATTAAACGGCTTATGGCTATTGGGTGCTATAGGGGACTGCGGCATCGTCGTGGGATGCCTGTTAGGGGACAGAGAACAAGAACCAACGCCCGAACCAGAAAGGGTCCTCGTAGAACAGTGGGAGTAAAGCGCGGTAAGTAAACTATAAGGGAGGTTGTTTGAAATTGGCTCGTAGACCTCGGAGAAAAAAGAAAGAAAAAAGGTTAATCAGGGAAGGTATTGCCCATATAAAGTCAACCTTCAATAATACAATTATTTCGATAAGCGATAAAGAGGGCAATGTTATTGCTTGGGCCAGCGCCGGTACCGTAGGGTTTAAGGGGACTAAAAAGGGTACTCCTTTTGCAGCACAGTTAGCTGCTGAGCAGGCAGCTCGAAAAGCTATGGATCAAGGTCTGCGAGAGGTTGAGGTGCTCGTTAAGGGTCCGGGGTCTGGCCGTGAAACTGCTATACGTGCTTTGCAAGCGGCGGGGTTGGTAATCAATTCCATTAAGGACGTGACGCCTATTCCTCACAATGGATGCCGACCTCCCAAACAAAGAAGAGTGTAGTAGGAGGTTTTGATAAACATGTCTCGATATACAGGTTCCAAGTGCAGGCTGTGCAGAAGGCAGGGTATGAAGCTTTTTCTGAAGGGAGAACGTTGTTATACCGACAAATGTGCCTTTGAAAAAAGACCATTCCCTCCTGGTGTCCACAAAGGTGCTCGGAGAAGACTTTCTGGTTATGGAGTTCAGTTAAGGGAAAAGCAAAAAGTGCGTTTCATTTATGGGATTTCTGAAACCCAGTTCAAGGGCTATTTTGCCAGGGCTTCCAAGATGCCGGGAGTAACCGGTGAAAATCTTCTGAGTTTGCTGGAGAGAAGGCTTGATAATGTAGTGTTTAGAATGGGTTTAGCCAGTTCTCGTTCCGAAGCTCGGCAAATGGTTTTGCATGGCCACTTTTTGGTTAACGGCAGAAAAGTTAATATACCTTCTTACTTGGTGGAAAAAGGTGATGTGGTGGAAGTTTCTCCAAGAGGAAGAAACAACGAGAGAATAAAATCTGCACTCGATAGAGAAATGGGCATTACTCCTCCTCAATGGATGGACGTGGATATGGCCAACCTTAAGGCCACCATTTTACGAGAACCAAATAGGGAAGATATCGAATACCCCGTGCAAGAGCAGTTGATAGTAGAGTTTTATTCCAAATAGTTTTGAGGTGTTGGTAAATGTATGACTTGAAGGAGCTAATGAAGTGTGAAATTGTGGAAGTTAGAGAAGACATCCGGCCTCCCAATTTGTATGGTAAATTTTTAATTGAACCCCTTGAGGCTGGGTGGGGTATCACCATTGGTAATGCTTTACGCAGAGTTCTTCTCTCTTCCATAGAGGGAAGCGCAGTAACGGCTGTGCAGATAGAAGGAGTTATGCACGAATTCTCTGTTCTTCCTGGGGTACGGGAAGACGTTTCAGACATTGTTTTGAATCTCAAAGGTTTAGTGCTGAAGAGCCATTCTGACCAGGAGATTCTATACCTTGATGTTAAGGGTGAACCGGGCCGCGTAAAAGTGGTTACTGGTGCTGATATACAAAAAAATAGTAATGTGGAAATAATTAATCCTGATCATTACATCGCTGAAATTAACGAAGAGGGTCATCTGGCAGCCAGGATTTATGTTGCTCGTGGTAAGGGGTACCAGGAAGCAGACGAGACCAGATACCGAGAACTGGATATTATCCCGGTCGATTCTATTTTTACACCAGTAAGAAAAGTAAACTATCAGGTATTGGACACACGAGTTGGGCAGTTTACTAACTACGACAAATTGGTGGTGGAAGTTTGGACCAATGGAGCCATTACTCCCCAGGAAGCTATGGAAAAAGCTCTCGAGCTTTTGAGAGATAATTTTGCTTACCTTTTAGAACTTTTGAGAGAGAGAATTGGCGAGACGGGAGTCAAAGCAGATACTCCTGAGGAAACTTCAGAAGAGGTTGAAGAAGAAATTCCGATTGAAGACCTTGATTTGTCAGTTCGAGCCATTAATTGTCTCAAGAGGGCCAAGATAAATACTCTGAGAGAACTCTTGGATGTTGTTCGCAATCGACCTGAAGATTTGAAAAAGATTAAGAACTTGGGCCAGAAAACTTATGAGGAAATCCTTGAGAAAGTACAGCAGCGGTTTCTTTCTTCGGGCAACACTGAGAAAAGAGGTGTTGGAGAATGAGGCATAGGAAAAGAACTGAAAAACTTGGCAGAACCACCTCGCATAAAGAAAGTATGCTGGCGAATATGATTGTTTCTCTGATTAAGTCTGGGAAAATCGAAACTACCGAAAGGAAAGGCAAAGTTTTAAAGAGGTATTTTGAACGAGTAGTTTCTCTGGCTATCAAGGGTGACAATGCTTCCATGAGACAGGTAGTATCCTGGGTTCGAGACAAAGAAGCCTTTAAACTGCTTATGCGGAGTATTGTTCCCAGAATGAGAGATAGGAAAGGTGGTTATTGCCGGGTTATCAAGGCTGGCTTTCGAAGAGGAGACGGTGCTCCTCTGGCTGTCGTGGAGATCATCAGTGAATAGAGCCTTGCGTATCACATCTTTGAAGGCCAGCAGGAGCTGGCCTTTTTTTATGGACAGTAGCCATGATAGAGTTTCGCGAAGTAAGTTTCTGGTACGCTGAAGAAGACCAGGTTTTTGACAACGTTCGAGAAGTTTTAAAGGATGTGAACCTGACCATCAAGGATGGAGAATTTGTAGTGCTTCTGGGGAGGAATGGTTCTGGAAAATCGACTCT
This portion of the Thermatribacter velox genome encodes:
- the rpsQ gene encoding 30S ribosomal protein S17: MPGPKRLVGTVISDAMDKTVVVEVIRLSEHPLYGKKVKRKRKFKAHDEANTCKLGDKVLIEETRPLSKTKRWRVVTVLERSVEEGGEEIDSTNYNA
- the rplN gene encoding 50S ribosomal protein L14, encoding MIQPTTMLEVADNTGAKKIMCIRVMGGSNRRYASIGDIIIASVKEAEPNSNVKKGEVVRAVVVRTRKEVAREDGTVIRFDDNAAVLINNQNVPRGTRIFGPVGRELRDRQFMRIVSLAPEVV
- the rplX gene encoding 50S ribosomal protein L24, yielding MNQVKVPLKKGDLVEVIRGKDKGKRGKILSIFPQDGKAIVEGVNMVKKHTRPTQDNPQGGIIEKENPLRISNLRLVCSRCNQLTRIRRERVSGSDFRVRICKKCGEIIDKV
- the rplE gene encoding 50S ribosomal protein L5 — translated: MSVVKEKYKNEVVPALLKRFGYKNPMQVPKLEKVVINMGVGDATQNSRYLDLAIEELSLITGQKPLVTRARKSISNFKLRKGMAIGCKVTLRGDRMYEFLDRFFNIAIARIRDFRGFPDSCFDGRGNCTIGIEEQLIFPEISYDKVERVRGMNISFVTTAKNDEEARALLELLGLPFRKS
- a CDS encoding type Z 30S ribosomal protein S14 encodes the protein MARKAKIERNKRGYKFKVRYRNRCSLCGRPRGYLRDFGICRICFRTLAGRGEIPGVTKSSW
- the rpsH gene encoding 30S ribosomal protein S8; protein product: MAHTDPIADMLTRIRNALKARKGSVSIPASKLKIEIARIMKQEGYIEDYKVTDSDGPKRDLIIFLKYGPNRERVINGLRRISKPGLRVYVGKDEIPILLGGMGTVVVSTSKGVLTGKEARRLGVGGEVICYIW
- the rplF gene encoding 50S ribosomal protein L6 gives rise to the protein MSRIGKKPINIPQGVEVEIEGNLVRVRGPKGVLEKEFHPRMRIEKRDNVVVVVPQGDSKLDKSLFGLTRTLIANMVEGVSKGFEKSLELSGLGYRAQKKGDTLVLSLGFSHPVEIEPPEGISFEVEGQQIIKVKGIDKEKVGQVAADIRKLRKPEPYKGTGIKYVGEVIRRKQGKAMAK
- the rplR gene encoding 50S ribosomal protein L18: MRVEERKEKRLRRHRRVRKKVYGTAERPRLCVFRSLRHIYAQIINDDEGRTLVAASSLSPEIRGFKGTKTQMAREVGLLIGKKALDAGINKVVFDRGGYKYHGRVKALADGAREAGLQF
- the rpsE gene encoding 30S ribosomal protein S5, translated to MDIAGRRVKPEGLELTEKLIAVNRVSKVVKGGKRFGFRALVAVGNGEGVAGIGIGKAKEVPDAVRKAIEKAKKSLIKFPMRGSTITHEVLGEFGASMVVLKPAAPGTGVIAGGAVRAILEVAGVKDVLTKSLGSNNPINVARATMNGLCNLKDPREVAKLRGKSVKEFFVR
- the rpmD gene encoding 50S ribosomal protein L30; this encodes MGNKLKITLLKSPIGRPESHKRTLKALGLRRLNQTVVKEDNPSLRGMIQKVDYLLKVENVE
- the rplO gene encoding 50S ribosomal protein L15; the protein is MKLVDLKPSEGAFHRPKRVGRGIGSGHGKTACRGMKGQKARSGGQIHPRFEGGQMPLVRRIPKRGFRSLGCEEWEIVNLAALSRLKDVREITPEVLYEAGLIESKESKIKILAKGNCPPNLVVKAHAFSEKAKALIEENGGKAEVL
- the secY gene encoding preprotein translocase subunit SecY, with the protein product MWDSLVKLFKIPDLKRKVVFTLLMLVVFRIGAHIPVPGIDPKALANVFSQGGLLGFLDMFAGGALSNFSILALGIMPYINSSIIMQLLTAVVPKLEELAKSGEEGRDKITQYTRWGTILLAMIQGFGITVWMENLGVLPAVGWGYRATIILTLTAGSIFLMWLGDMISDFGVGNGVSLIIFGGIVARIAPQIVRTTSMIRVGEINPFLFAINLIVWILIIAMVVEFQEAQRRIPVQYAKRVVGRRVYGGQSTHIPIRVIQGGVIPIIFASSILLFPATIAQFFQGSSFMKSVADMLSPNSALYLSLYAALIIFFTYFYTAVTFNPAELADNMKKYGGFIPGIRPGRSTVEYLDRCLSRITLWGAIFLAFIAIIPNILVRVTNITTFYFGGTAILIMVGVAIETVRQLEAQLLMRHYEGFIRKS
- a CDS encoding adenylate kinase, which codes for MRIVFLGPPGAGKGTQAKMVERDFGLVHIATGDIIREAIKNQTDWGKKAEEYVKAGLLVPDEVVIGIMEEKLLQDEVKRGFILDGFPRTLAQAKALDKILEKASSPLDIVIYFNVDPQEVIRRLSARRICEKCQTPYNLISKPPKRDQVCDVCGGRLIQRPDDKEEVIAQRLKTYEEQTQPLIDFYRSKGILKEVVSRGGIEAVYQSVKSLLEEIRQKQ
- the map gene encoding type I methionyl aminopeptidase yields the protein MSRITSPEDVKKIKRSGQILASVIEKLRTLIAPGIKTRFLDEVAENLIRERGAQPAFKGYRGYPASICVSINDQVVHGIPGERVIEKGDLVSIDIGVVYEGFYTDAAFSVVVGNSNPRALRLVEIARKALFAGISNALPGKRIGDISWSIQKTVEKAGFSVVRDFVGHGVGTALHEEPQIPNFGKRKEGPVIEEGMVLAIEPMVNEKDYKVRVLEDGWTVVTLDGGLSAHFEHTIMVTKDGPEVLTVIKRGDEAR
- the infA gene encoding translation initiation factor IF-1, with the translated sequence MAKSKDDVIEVVGTVVEPLPNAMFRVELENGRKILAHISGKMRMHYIRILPGDKVTVQISKYDPTRGRIVYRHK
- the rpmJ gene encoding 50S ribosomal protein L36 codes for the protein MKVRSSVKPRCEKCKVIRRKNRVLVVCSNPRHKQRQG
- the rpsM gene encoding 30S ribosomal protein S13, producing MARIAGVDLPANKRIDIALTYIFGIGKSLSKKILNDAGVSPEIKVKDLTDEEVSRIQKEVEKYPVEGELRAQISQNIKRLMAIGCYRGLRHRRGMPVRGQRTRTNARTRKGPRRTVGVKRGK
- the rpsK gene encoding 30S ribosomal protein S11 is translated as MARRPRRKKKEKRLIREGIAHIKSTFNNTIISISDKEGNVIAWASAGTVGFKGTKKGTPFAAQLAAEQAARKAMDQGLREVEVLVKGPGSGRETAIRALQAAGLVINSIKDVTPIPHNGCRPPKQRRV
- the rpsD gene encoding 30S ribosomal protein S4, whose amino-acid sequence is MSRYTGSKCRLCRRQGMKLFLKGERCYTDKCAFEKRPFPPGVHKGARRRLSGYGVQLREKQKVRFIYGISETQFKGYFARASKMPGVTGENLLSLLERRLDNVVFRMGLASSRSEARQMVLHGHFLVNGRKVNIPSYLVEKGDVVEVSPRGRNNERIKSALDREMGITPPQWMDVDMANLKATILREPNREDIEYPVQEQLIVEFYSK
- a CDS encoding DNA-directed RNA polymerase subunit alpha, encoding MYDLKELMKCEIVEVREDIRPPNLYGKFLIEPLEAGWGITIGNALRRVLLSSIEGSAVTAVQIEGVMHEFSVLPGVREDVSDIVLNLKGLVLKSHSDQEILYLDVKGEPGRVKVVTGADIQKNSNVEIINPDHYIAEINEEGHLAARIYVARGKGYQEADETRYRELDIIPVDSIFTPVRKVNYQVLDTRVGQFTNYDKLVVEVWTNGAITPQEAMEKALELLRDNFAYLLELLRERIGETGVKADTPEETSEEVEEEIPIEDLDLSVRAINCLKRAKINTLRELLDVVRNRPEDLKKIKNLGQKTYEEILEKVQQRFLSSGNTEKRGVGE
- the rplQ gene encoding 50S ribosomal protein L17, which gives rise to MRHRKRTEKLGRTTSHKESMLANMIVSLIKSGKIETTERKGKVLKRYFERVVSLAIKGDNASMRQVVSWVRDKEAFKLLMRSIVPRMRDRKGGYCRVIKAGFRRGDGAPLAVVEIISE